Proteins encoded by one window of Serratia nevei:
- a CDS encoding siderophore-interacting protein has translation MHNTLNKIVDEMLERDTRRKREARVSAVRQVTARIRRITLSGDDVDKFIADPRAQEPASWIKVFFPWRDTLAGRAYTLSGIDKLARTFDIDMVLHGEGPASNWARDAMPGDKLGFAGPCSGGFRLLPQTRWLLLLGDETALPAMRTILASLSTPLPVLWFAEVGDAQEIQDVDCSFLQMNSWQIRTRHFDSVMNSPLVQAVSHCELPAGEGQVWLACEHQVAAYLKARFINEMGISRAALFAKGYWKKGEANFKGAM, from the coding sequence ATGCACAACACGCTGAATAAGATTGTCGACGAGATGCTGGAAAGGGATACCCGCCGTAAACGCGAGGCCAGGGTGAGCGCCGTGCGGCAAGTCACCGCCCGGATCCGCCGCATCACGTTGAGCGGCGACGATGTGGATAAGTTTATCGCCGACCCGCGCGCGCAGGAGCCGGCCAGTTGGATCAAGGTGTTCTTCCCGTGGCGCGACACGCTGGCCGGGCGGGCCTATACCCTGAGCGGCATCGACAAACTCGCCCGCACCTTCGATATCGATATGGTGCTGCACGGCGAAGGCCCAGCGTCGAACTGGGCGCGCGACGCGATGCCGGGCGACAAGCTGGGGTTCGCCGGCCCTTGCTCCGGCGGCTTCCGGCTGTTGCCGCAAACTCGCTGGCTACTGTTGCTGGGCGATGAGACCGCGCTGCCCGCCATGCGCACTATCCTCGCCTCGCTGTCTACCCCGCTGCCGGTGCTGTGGTTCGCCGAAGTGGGCGATGCGCAGGAGATTCAGGATGTCGATTGCTCCTTTTTGCAGATGAACAGCTGGCAAATACGCACCCGGCATTTCGACAGCGTGATGAACAGCCCGCTGGTGCAGGCCGTCAGCCACTGCGAACTGCCGGCCGGGGAAGGGCAGGTGTGGCTGGCCTGCGAACACCAGGTCGCCGCGTATCTGAAGGCGCGTTTTATCAACGAAATGGGCATCTCCCGCGCCGCCTTGTTTGCCAAAGGTTATTGGAAAAAGGGCGAAGCTAATTTCAAGGGCGCGATGTAA
- a CDS encoding esterase-like activity of phytase family protein: protein MHNTKTRLALLVGCMALSANLWAEAQPVQATLAGHALLPVKSAVSTPKDAPSDLQQSGKYTSGKRVTELGSVAGKSADRLTGIGLPIDGQPLQGHSGIKHMPDGTYWVLTDNGFGSKANSPDAMLYLNHYKIDFKDGTVAPLKTVFLHDPDKKVPFHIINESTEKRYLTGSDFDPESFQFADDALWIGEEFGPYLIKADLNGKVLAVFDTLVDGKVVKSPDNPTLTLPGAPDGKQNFQVARSKGFEGMAASPDGSKLYPLLEGALWDGEQFENVGGKRYLRVLEFDVKQQAWTGRSWQYVLEDNQNAIGDFNMIDATHGLVIERDNGEGTPDKACAAGAPTDNCFSQVAKFKRVYKIAFSDANVGKPVEKLGYIDLMNIQDPNKLARKPLNDGVLTFPFFTIENVDVVDANHIIVGNDNNFPFSSSRQPNMADDNEFILLDVKDFLK, encoded by the coding sequence ATGCACAACACCAAAACCCGGCTGGCGCTGCTGGTCGGCTGCATGGCGCTGAGCGCCAACCTGTGGGCCGAGGCGCAGCCGGTGCAGGCGACGCTGGCGGGGCATGCGCTGCTGCCGGTGAAATCCGCCGTTTCCACACCGAAGGATGCGCCGAGCGATTTGCAGCAGAGCGGCAAATACACCAGCGGCAAACGCGTCACCGAGTTGGGCAGCGTGGCGGGCAAATCCGCCGATCGCCTGACCGGCATCGGCCTGCCGATCGACGGCCAACCGCTGCAGGGCCACTCCGGCATCAAGCACATGCCCGACGGCACCTACTGGGTGCTGACCGACAACGGCTTCGGCAGCAAAGCCAACTCCCCGGACGCCATGCTGTACCTCAACCACTACAAGATCGATTTCAAAGACGGCACGGTTGCGCCGCTGAAGACGGTGTTCCTGCACGATCCGGATAAAAAGGTGCCGTTCCATATCATCAATGAGAGCACCGAGAAGCGCTATCTGACCGGCAGCGATTTCGATCCGGAAAGCTTCCAGTTTGCCGACGATGCCTTGTGGATCGGCGAAGAATTCGGCCCTTACCTGATCAAGGCCGACCTGAACGGCAAAGTGCTGGCGGTGTTCGACACCCTGGTGGACGGCAAGGTAGTGAAATCGCCGGACAACCCGACGCTGACCCTGCCGGGCGCGCCGGACGGCAAGCAGAACTTCCAGGTGGCACGCTCCAAAGGCTTTGAAGGCATGGCCGCCTCGCCGGACGGCAGCAAGCTGTACCCGCTGCTGGAAGGGGCGCTGTGGGACGGCGAGCAGTTCGAGAACGTCGGCGGCAAACGCTATCTGCGGGTGCTGGAGTTCGACGTGAAACAGCAGGCCTGGACCGGTCGCAGCTGGCAGTACGTGCTGGAAGACAACCAGAATGCCATCGGCGACTTCAACATGATCGACGCCACCCACGGGTTGGTGATCGAGCGCGACAACGGCGAAGGCACGCCGGATAAAGCCTGCGCCGCCGGTGCGCCGACCGACAACTGCTTCAGCCAGGTGGCCAAGTTCAAGCGGGTGTATAAAATCGCTTTCTCGGACGCCAACGTTGGCAAACCGGTCGAGAAACTGGGCTATATCGACCTGATGAACATTCAGGATCCGAACAAGCTGGCGCGCAAGCCGCTGAACGACGGCGTGCTGACCTTCCCGTTCTTCACCATCGAGAACGTGGACGTGGTGGACGCCAACCACATCATCGTCGGCAACGACAACAACTTCCCGTTCTCCTCCAGCCGCCAGCCCAATATGGCGGATGACAACGAATTCATCCTGCTGGACGTGAAGGATTTTCTGAAGTAG
- a CDS encoding efflux transporter outer membrane subunit yields the protein MNRAVIPLLLIALSGCQAVGPDYARPQNALPESWGQQAGGGALPVAWWSIFNDASLTQLVQRAAAGNLDLQLATARMQQSRALLGVTEAALMPDLSLDGAYQRQRATSVGSMDPSGNGGEADYNLWRGGFSATWELDMWGKLRRASESARAGFAASQENRRALLTSVTAEVASDYLRLRATQQQLAVAQENRATALRTLQLTQSRYQSGAGNELDIDQAQVQLAQVDALLPTLFDRQERLINAISLLLGERPGALKAMLSPTGPLPALVRAVPMGVPSDLALRRPDIREAAERLHQATAEIGVATADYYPRITLTGNAGYQALALADMGSWSTHTFAIGPTLYLPLFDGGKITQRVRLSEYRQQEMAIAYQQTVLRAWHEIDDALSGYRAQQRRQTHLAEALAANRHAFALARDSYLNGASDFIHVLSTQRALLDLQSAQIVSQEETAIAVVNIYRALGGGWEHTYPSAAPQEKADAQHAE from the coding sequence ATGAACAGGGCCGTGATCCCGCTGCTGTTGATTGCGCTGAGCGGCTGCCAGGCGGTAGGGCCGGACTACGCTCGGCCGCAAAACGCGCTGCCCGAGAGCTGGGGTCAGCAGGCCGGCGGCGGGGCGCTGCCGGTGGCCTGGTGGTCGATATTCAACGATGCGTCGCTGACGCAACTGGTGCAGCGCGCGGCGGCCGGCAACCTGGATCTGCAGCTCGCCACGGCGCGCATGCAGCAAAGCCGCGCACTGCTGGGCGTGACCGAGGCGGCGCTGATGCCGGATCTGAGCCTGGACGGCGCCTATCAGCGCCAGCGCGCCACCTCGGTGGGCAGCATGGATCCGTCCGGCAACGGCGGAGAGGCGGATTATAACCTCTGGCGCGGCGGATTCAGCGCCACCTGGGAGTTGGACATGTGGGGCAAGCTGCGTCGCGCATCGGAAAGCGCGCGCGCCGGCTTCGCCGCTTCGCAGGAGAATCGGCGCGCGCTGCTGACGTCGGTGACGGCGGAGGTGGCGAGCGACTATCTGCGTCTGCGCGCCACGCAGCAGCAGCTGGCGGTGGCGCAGGAAAACCGCGCCACGGCGCTGCGCACGCTGCAGCTGACGCAAAGCCGTTATCAAAGCGGCGCGGGCAACGAACTGGATATCGATCAGGCGCAGGTGCAGTTGGCGCAGGTAGATGCCCTGCTGCCGACGCTGTTCGATCGACAGGAACGCTTGATCAACGCCATCAGCCTGCTGTTGGGCGAGCGGCCGGGCGCGCTGAAAGCGATGTTGTCGCCGACGGGGCCGCTGCCGGCGCTGGTGCGCGCGGTGCCGATGGGCGTGCCGTCGGATCTGGCACTGCGCCGGCCGGATATTCGCGAAGCGGCGGAGCGTTTGCATCAGGCGACCGCCGAGATTGGCGTCGCCACCGCCGACTACTATCCGCGCATCACGCTGACCGGCAACGCGGGCTACCAGGCATTGGCGCTGGCGGATATGGGCAGCTGGTCCACGCATACCTTCGCCATCGGCCCCACCCTGTATCTGCCGCTGTTCGACGGGGGGAAAATCACCCAGCGGGTGCGCCTGAGCGAATACCGGCAGCAGGAAATGGCCATCGCCTACCAGCAAACGGTGCTGCGCGCTTGGCATGAGATCGACGACGCGCTTTCCGGTTACCGCGCCCAGCAGCGCCGCCAGACGCACCTGGCCGAGGCGCTGGCCGCCAACCGACACGCGTTTGCGCTGGCGCGCGACAGCTATTTGAACGGCGCCAGCGATTTTATCCACGTTCTGAGCACGCAGCGCGCGCTGCTGGATCTGCAGTCCGCGCAAATTGTTTCACAGGAGGAGACGGCGATCGCCGTGGTGAATATCTATCGAGCGCTGGGCGGCGGCTGGGAACACACCTACCCGTCTGCGGCGCCACAGGAGAAGGCTGATGCACAACACGCTGAATAA
- a CDS encoding NAD-dependent epimerase/dehydratase family protein, with product MVLRTDVGRILITGAGGRVATAFRQAMGDRYALRLAERDISLLNDLQPGDEVISFNIADLDACRAACTNIDTVLHLAADPSPDADFCGSLMDNNILGTFNIFRAAKDAGCRRVVFASSAQAVEGYPLDYQIRPDDAPKPKNLYGASKAFGEGIAAYFAHQEGLSALSVRIANFTTLSPGDRLSARDMSAFLSHRDAADLLERCIRVEGVQYAVVHGVSNNRYTRLSLEETRRLLGYAPQDDAFSLLGFE from the coding sequence ATGGTGTTGCGTACTGATGTAGGACGGATTCTGATCACCGGCGCCGGCGGCCGGGTAGCCACGGCGTTTCGTCAGGCAATGGGCGATCGCTACGCGCTGCGCCTGGCGGAACGCGACATCAGCCTGCTGAACGATCTGCAACCCGGCGACGAAGTCATCAGCTTCAACATCGCCGATCTCGACGCCTGCCGCGCGGCCTGCACCAATATCGACACCGTGTTGCATCTGGCGGCCGATCCCTCCCCCGACGCCGACTTCTGCGGCTCGTTGATGGACAACAACATTCTCGGCACCTTCAATATCTTCCGCGCGGCGAAAGACGCCGGCTGCCGCCGGGTGGTGTTCGCCAGCAGCGCACAGGCGGTGGAAGGCTATCCGCTCGACTATCAAATCCGCCCGGATGACGCGCCGAAACCGAAGAACCTGTACGGCGCCAGCAAAGCCTTCGGCGAAGGCATCGCCGCCTACTTCGCCCATCAGGAAGGGCTTTCCGCCCTGTCGGTGCGCATCGCCAACTTCACCACCCTCAGCCCGGGCGATCGGCTCAGCGCCCGCGATATGAGCGCGTTTCTCAGCCATCGCGACGCCGCCGATCTGCTGGAGCGCTGCATTCGTGTCGAAGGGGTGCAATATGCGGTGGTGCACGGGGTTTCCAATAACCGCTACACGCGTTTATCGCTGGAAGAGACCCGTCGCCTGTTGGGTTACGCCCCGCAGGACGATGCGTTCAGCCTGCTCGGCTTCGAATAG
- a CDS encoding HlyD family secretion protein — MANKKVAVAVLAVTVITLGLLINKFFIKETQQNTNDAYIRADISRISPQIAGEIAQVLVRDNQWVKQGELLAVIDPREFNVALAQATAQEQSARARQDDARANLTRQSALIAAALAERQAAQAELAFARQEQNRYQRMASSGAGSQQAAQQATTRVHTLSANVAQAEATLKAARNMEQVLQAKLADSDAELMLAQAKKAMAELNLSYTRITAPIGGVVGKKSLRVGEFVKPGDALLAIVPQDKLYIIANYQETQLEKIAHGQSVDIHIDTFPGQTLKGQVDSIAPASGVSFAAVAPENATGNFTKIVQRIPVKIVFDINKEHAALLSALRVGMSADVSINTLDGGVQ, encoded by the coding sequence ATGGCTAACAAGAAAGTCGCCGTCGCCGTATTGGCGGTTACCGTCATTACGCTGGGATTATTAATCAATAAGTTTTTTATTAAAGAGACACAGCAGAATACCAACGACGCATATATTCGCGCCGATATCTCGCGTATTTCTCCGCAGATTGCCGGTGAAATTGCGCAGGTGTTGGTCAGGGACAATCAGTGGGTCAAACAGGGGGAGTTGCTGGCGGTGATCGACCCGCGTGAATTCAACGTTGCCCTAGCGCAGGCGACGGCGCAGGAGCAATCGGCCCGCGCCCGGCAGGACGACGCCAGGGCTAACCTCACCCGCCAGAGCGCGCTGATCGCCGCCGCGCTGGCGGAGCGGCAGGCGGCGCAGGCGGAGCTGGCGTTTGCACGCCAGGAGCAGAACCGCTACCAGAGAATGGCCAGCAGCGGCGCGGGTTCGCAGCAGGCGGCGCAGCAGGCGACAACGCGGGTGCACACGCTTTCCGCCAATGTGGCGCAGGCGGAGGCGACGCTCAAAGCGGCGCGAAACATGGAGCAGGTGCTACAAGCCAAGCTGGCGGACAGCGATGCCGAGCTGATGTTGGCGCAGGCGAAGAAAGCGATGGCTGAACTGAACCTGTCTTATACCCGCATCACCGCGCCGATCGGCGGCGTGGTCGGCAAGAAAAGCCTGCGGGTCGGGGAGTTCGTCAAACCGGGCGATGCGCTGCTGGCCATCGTGCCGCAGGACAAGCTGTACATCATCGCCAACTACCAGGAAACCCAGCTGGAAAAAATTGCGCACGGGCAGTCGGTAGACATCCATATCGATACCTTTCCCGGCCAAACGCTGAAAGGGCAGGTGGACAGCATTGCGCCGGCTTCCGGCGTCAGCTTCGCGGCCGTGGCGCCGGAGAACGCCACCGGCAACTTCACCAAGATCGTTCAGCGCATCCCGGTGAAGATTGTGTTTGATATCAATAAAGAGCATGCCGCCTTGCTGAGCGCCCTGCGCGTCGGCATGTCCGCGGACGTCAGCATCAATACGCTGGACGGAGGCGTGCAATGA
- a CDS encoding LysR family transcriptional regulator: MPQKIDFNLIYALNLLLEEGSVSGAAEKMNLSAPAMSRILGRIRRQFDDPIMVRAGKHLVPTPRALELKRQLGEIIEQAAALIAPSESFEPGKLTRTFTIRANDIFIGALAGGLLETLRDMAPLSGLKFIAESDGEDDALRSGKVDLVIGSSRDWHPEIKTQSLFTSTFQALVRPGHPIIGQVTPETLTHYPHISVSRRGRTQGPIDDALRDLGLQRNVALTLPGFHSAMMLTMKSDFILPLPRHVLQGVSNIHLPLAEIELPLELESVFIVQAWHPRLDRDPAHRWLRQTIKQFFLQRE; this comes from the coding sequence ATGCCGCAAAAAATTGATTTCAACCTGATCTATGCGCTGAATCTGCTGCTGGAAGAAGGCAGCGTGAGCGGCGCCGCCGAGAAGATGAATCTGAGCGCCCCGGCGATGAGCCGCATTCTGGGGCGCATCCGCCGGCAGTTCGACGATCCGATCATGGTCAGGGCCGGCAAGCATCTGGTGCCGACGCCGCGCGCGCTGGAGTTGAAACGCCAGCTCGGCGAGATCATCGAGCAGGCCGCCGCGCTGATCGCGCCGAGTGAATCCTTCGAGCCCGGCAAGCTGACCCGAACCTTCACCATTCGCGCCAACGACATTTTTATCGGCGCGCTGGCGGGCGGCTTGCTGGAGACGCTGCGGGACATGGCGCCGTTAAGCGGCCTGAAGTTTATCGCCGAAAGCGACGGCGAAGATGACGCGCTGCGCAGCGGCAAGGTGGATCTGGTGATCGGTTCCTCACGCGACTGGCACCCGGAAATCAAGACGCAGAGCCTGTTCACCAGCACCTTTCAGGCGCTAGTGCGCCCTGGTCACCCGATCATCGGCCAGGTAACGCCCGAAACCCTGACCCATTACCCGCATATCAGCGTTTCTCGCCGCGGGCGCACGCAGGGGCCGATCGACGATGCGCTGCGCGATCTCGGCCTGCAGCGCAACGTCGCTCTGACCCTGCCGGGCTTCCATTCGGCGATGATGCTGACCATGAAATCGGACTTCATCCTGCCGCTGCCGCGCCACGTGCTGCAGGGGGTGAGCAACATCCACCTGCCATTGGCGGAGATCGAGCTGCCGCTCGAGCTGGAGTCGGTGTTTATCGTGCAGGCCTGGCATCCGCGCCTGGATCGCGATCCGGCGCACCGCTGGCTGCGGCAGACCATCAAGCAGTTCTTTTTGCAGAGGGAGTAA
- a CDS encoding MFS transporter, whose amino-acid sequence MKVNYPLLALAVGAFGIGTTEFSPMGLLPTIAKGVDVSIPMAGMLISAYAVGVMVGAPLMTLLLSHRARRSALIFLMAIFTLGNVLSAIAPDYTTLMLSRIITSLNHGAFFGLGSVVAASVVPKEKQASAVATMFMGLTIANIGGVPAATWLGETIGWRMSFLATAGLGVIAMLGLWFSLPKGSAGARPDVKRELSVLVRPQVLTALLTTVLGAGAMFTLYTYISPVLQHITEATPLFVTVMLVLIGVGFSIGNYLGGKFADRSESATLKGFLLLLVAIMLLIPLLARSDIGAAVSMVIWGAATFAVVPPLQMRVMRVASEAPGLSSSVNIGAFNLGNALGAAAGGAVVSAGLGYSFVPVMGAIIAGLALLLVLFTSRTAAKVVYANG is encoded by the coding sequence ATGAAAGTGAATTATCCCTTGTTAGCGCTGGCGGTGGGGGCGTTCGGCATCGGCACCACCGAATTCTCTCCCATGGGCTTGCTGCCGACCATCGCCAAAGGGGTGGACGTCTCCATTCCGATGGCCGGCATGTTGATCAGCGCCTACGCCGTCGGCGTGATGGTCGGCGCGCCGCTGATGACGCTGCTGCTGTCGCACCGGGCGCGCAGAAGCGCGCTGATTTTCCTGATGGCGATCTTTACCCTGGGCAACGTGCTGTCGGCCATCGCGCCGGATTACACCACCCTGATGCTGTCGCGCATCATCACCAGCCTGAACCACGGCGCCTTCTTTGGCCTCGGATCGGTGGTGGCCGCCAGCGTGGTGCCGAAAGAGAAACAGGCCAGCGCCGTGGCGACCATGTTTATGGGGCTGACCATCGCCAATATCGGCGGGGTGCCCGCCGCGACCTGGCTGGGTGAAACCATCGGCTGGCGCATGTCGTTCCTGGCGACGGCCGGGCTGGGCGTGATCGCCATGCTGGGGCTGTGGTTCTCGTTGCCGAAAGGCAGCGCCGGCGCGCGCCCTGACGTGAAACGCGAGCTGTCGGTGCTGGTGCGGCCGCAGGTGCTGACCGCGCTGCTGACGACCGTGCTGGGGGCGGGCGCGATGTTCACGCTCTATACCTACATTTCGCCGGTATTGCAGCACATCACCGAGGCGACGCCGCTGTTCGTGACGGTCATGCTGGTGCTGATCGGCGTCGGTTTCTCGATCGGCAACTACCTCGGCGGCAAGTTCGCCGACCGTTCCGAGAGCGCGACGCTGAAGGGCTTCCTGCTGCTGTTGGTGGCCATCATGCTGCTGATCCCGCTGCTGGCGCGCAGTGACATCGGCGCTGCGGTGAGCATGGTGATTTGGGGCGCGGCGACCTTTGCCGTGGTGCCGCCGCTGCAGATGCGCGTGATGCGCGTGGCCAGCGAAGCGCCGGGGCTGTCGTCTTCGGTCAACATCGGCGCTTTCAACCTGGGCAACGCGCTGGGCGCCGCCGCCGGTGGCGCGGTGGTCTCCGCCGGTCTGGGCTACAGCTTCGTGCCGGTGATGGGGGCGATTATCGCCGGGTTGGCGCTGCTGTTGGTGTTGTTCACCAGCCGCACCGCGGCAAAAGTCGTTTACGCCAACGGCTAA
- a CDS encoding DUF962 domain-containing protein, with protein sequence MRSLEDQLAAYAAYHRDARNIATHFIGIPLIVVSLLALLSRPAWDAGWLPFSPACAVVLVAAFYYLRLNLRLGAMMLALLLVCLVFGAWVASLSTAAWLSVGIGGFVIGWLFQFVGHFWEGRKPAFMDDVTGLIIGPLFVLAEACFLAGGLRELQRNIEMRSGKVRSGRA encoded by the coding sequence ATGCGAAGTCTGGAAGATCAACTTGCCGCTTATGCCGCCTATCACCGCGATGCGCGCAATATTGCCACGCATTTTATCGGCATCCCGCTGATCGTCGTCAGCCTGCTGGCGCTGCTCTCCCGGCCGGCGTGGGACGCGGGATGGCTGCCGTTTTCGCCGGCCTGCGCGGTGGTGCTCGTCGCGGCCTTCTATTACCTGCGGCTAAATCTGCGCCTTGGCGCCATGATGCTGGCGTTGTTGCTGGTGTGCCTCGTGTTCGGCGCCTGGGTGGCGTCGCTGTCGACGGCGGCGTGGTTGAGCGTCGGTATCGGCGGCTTCGTCATCGGCTGGCTGTTTCAGTTTGTCGGGCATTTCTGGGAGGGGAGAAAACCGGCGTTTATGGACGACGTGACGGGCCTGATCATCGGCCCGCTGTTCGTACTGGCGGAAGCCTGCTTCCTGGCCGGCGGGCTGCGCGAACTGCAGCGGAACATCGAAATGCGATCGGGCAAAGTGCGCAGTGGGAGGGCATGA
- a CDS encoding universal stress protein, which yields MIERVLLAVDCFEHSGNALDFMARLQGSIGGVIVLTVVDNAFTLSRSGLRFDSDEREEYPAAQREEALAEKQVGQVTRALKQMGFNAQGLLAAGAPIEVIPDQMALFNCDLLIISHRHLSSLGRWLNASVTRGLLDEIGQPVLVIPR from the coding sequence ATGATTGAGAGAGTGTTATTGGCGGTGGACTGCTTTGAACACAGCGGCAACGCGCTGGATTTTATGGCGCGTCTGCAAGGCAGCATCGGCGGCGTGATCGTACTGACGGTGGTAGACAATGCCTTCACGCTCAGCCGCAGCGGCCTGCGCTTCGACAGCGACGAGCGCGAAGAATATCCCGCCGCCCAGCGCGAAGAGGCGCTGGCGGAAAAGCAGGTCGGGCAGGTGACGCGGGCGTTGAAACAGATGGGCTTCAACGCCCAGGGCCTGCTGGCTGCGGGGGCGCCCATCGAGGTGATCCCGGACCAGATGGCTTTGTTCAACTGCGATTTGCTGATCATCTCGCACCGCCACCTGTCTTCGTTGGGGCGCTGGCTGAACGCCTCCGTCACGCGCGGCCTGCTGGATGAGATTGGCCAACCGGTCTTGGTGATCCCGCGCTAA
- a CDS encoding MFS transporter: MVEVSVTPHHKNRWLASAGEINGRTWLGLFGVFLAVMASGVGENASKFALADIQGGMLLSFDAGSWLTTCYVTGFVIGSGFTPCFWPTFSLRRVALTMCGIYLAGGLLTPWLGEQYGVLLAVRSLQGFAGGALPPMLMTVVLRFMPPLIKVLGLGAYGWVSAWSATLGATAAAFAFHWGWSGYFYWNLPLMAIAALCIGYGLPQDPLRLERLRQFNWRGLLLGGVALGMLTVGISQGERLDWLNSPLIYVLLLGGGGLLALFLINEWYHPLPFFNLQLLSKRNLSFSLITLGGVLLIMVSLVNITSGYLSAIQGYRQEQTSDLMLWVALPQLITLPIVAIICNTPRVDCRWVLAISLLLMATACVLAAQLTPEWNGDTFRVIALLQAVAQPMAIIPLLMQATGGLLPTDGPFAAAWFNAVKGFAATAAGGAIALLSRQRGDYHAGTIADGFGSAYSRASGSAEQLAQLAARQGHVLASADLYLLVAGLALLLTALILFMPTRIYPPRSVAA, translated from the coding sequence ATGGTTGAGGTGTCTGTTACGCCGCACCACAAAAATCGATGGCTCGCCAGCGCCGGCGAAATCAACGGCCGCACCTGGCTGGGGCTGTTCGGCGTGTTTTTGGCGGTGATGGCCAGCGGCGTGGGGGAAAACGCCAGCAAGTTCGCGCTGGCGGATATACAGGGCGGCATGCTGCTGAGCTTCGATGCCGGCAGTTGGCTGACCACCTGTTACGTCACCGGCTTTGTGATCGGTTCCGGGTTCACGCCCTGTTTTTGGCCGACCTTTTCGCTGCGCCGGGTGGCGTTGACGATGTGCGGCATTTACCTGGCCGGTGGGCTGCTGACGCCCTGGCTGGGAGAACAGTATGGCGTGCTGCTGGCGGTGCGCAGCCTGCAGGGCTTCGCCGGCGGCGCGTTGCCGCCGATGCTGATGACGGTGGTGCTGCGTTTTATGCCGCCGCTGATCAAGGTGCTGGGGCTGGGTGCCTACGGCTGGGTCTCGGCCTGGAGCGCCACGCTGGGTGCCACCGCCGCCGCCTTCGCCTTCCACTGGGGCTGGAGCGGGTACTTCTACTGGAACCTGCCGCTGATGGCGATCGCCGCCTTGTGCATCGGCTACGGTCTGCCACAGGATCCGCTGCGGCTGGAGCGCCTGCGGCAGTTCAACTGGCGCGGCCTGCTGCTCGGCGGCGTGGCGCTCGGCATGCTGACGGTGGGCATTTCACAGGGGGAGCGCCTCGACTGGCTGAACTCGCCGCTGATCTACGTTTTATTATTGGGTGGCGGCGGATTATTGGCGTTATTTCTGATTAACGAATGGTACCACCCGCTGCCCTTTTTTAATTTACAGCTATTAAGCAAAAGGAATTTGTCTTTCTCCTTAATTACGCTGGGTGGCGTGCTGTTAATTATGGTGTCGCTGGTTAATATCACGTCGGGATATTTATCCGCGATTCAGGGCTATCGTCAGGAACAAACTTCCGACTTAATGCTGTGGGTCGCATTGCCGCAATTAATTACGCTGCCGATCGTCGCCATAATTTGCAATACGCCGCGGGTGGATTGCCGCTGGGTGCTGGCGATCAGCCTGCTGTTGATGGCCACCGCCTGCGTGCTGGCTGCCCAGCTGACGCCGGAATGGAACGGCGACACGTTTCGCGTTATCGCGCTGTTGCAGGCGGTCGCTCAACCGATGGCGATCATCCCGTTGCTGATGCAGGCGACCGGTGGGCTGTTGCCGACCGACGGGCCGTTTGCGGCGGCCTGGTTCAACGCGGTGAAGGGTTTCGCCGCCACCGCAGCCGGCGGCGCCATCGCGCTGCTCAGCCGGCAGCGCGGGGACTATCACGCCGGCACGATCGCCGACGGTTTTGGCTCGGCCTACAGCCGCGCATCGGGGTCGGCGGAGCAGTTGGCGCAGCTTGCCGCCCGGCAGGGCCACGTGCTGGCCAGCGCCGATCTTTATCTGTTGGTTGCCGGCCTGGCGTTATTACTGACCGCGCTGATTTTATTTATGCCGACCCGTATTTATCCGCCGCGTTCGGTCGCCGCCTGA
- a CDS encoding DUF4282 domain-containing protein has protein sequence MRNIFFFDAMLTPKIITAVYWLALLGVLISGIGMMFYGEFFRGLFGIIVGGVFVRVAFEMIIIAFKNNEYLRKIAEKP, from the coding sequence ATGAGAAATATCTTCTTCTTCGACGCGATGCTGACGCCAAAAATCATCACCGCCGTTTACTGGCTGGCGCTGTTGGGCGTGTTGATCAGCGGCATCGGCATGATGTTCTACGGCGAATTCTTCCGCGGCCTGTTCGGCATCATCGTCGGCGGCGTGTTCGTGCGCGTGGCGTTCGAGATGATCATCATTGCGTTTAAAAATAACGAATATCTGCGCAAGATCGCCGAAAAACCGTAA